One stretch of Pararhizobium qamdonense DNA includes these proteins:
- the ubiA gene encoding 4-hydroxybenzoate octaprenyltransferase, giving the protein MTTRPADSGRVYDAPSNNWVYRVLPRPLWPYAQLARWDRPIGWQLLMWPCFWSAALAANAAAALGTFSAGRFVFHLLLFFIGAVAMRGAGCTYNDIIDHDIDMEVARTRSRPLPSGRVTRLQAKVFMVLQALAGLIVLLQFNGFSVGLGIFSLVFVAVYPFAKRFTDWPQFFLGLAFSWGAIMGWAAEFGSIALAPVVLYAAAIAWTVGYDTIYAYQDKEDDELIGVRSTARRFGDRPRPWLFALYGLTILLLFVAFALAGAGLLAYLGLLMAAVLLFYQILVLDIHDAAQCLTLFKFNNVVGLILFLSLCAALIVRLA; this is encoded by the coding sequence ATGACCACACGTCCTGCCGATTCCGGGCGCGTCTACGATGCGCCGTCCAACAACTGGGTGTACCGCGTGCTGCCAAGGCCGCTCTGGCCCTATGCGCAGCTTGCCCGCTGGGACCGGCCGATCGGCTGGCAATTGTTGATGTGGCCCTGCTTCTGGTCGGCGGCACTTGCCGCCAACGCGGCGGCGGCGCTCGGCACGTTTTCGGCGGGCCGCTTCGTCTTCCATCTTCTGCTGTTCTTCATCGGCGCTGTCGCCATGCGCGGCGCCGGCTGCACCTATAATGACATCATCGACCACGATATCGATATGGAGGTGGCGCGCACCCGCTCGCGGCCCCTGCCGTCGGGCCGCGTCACGCGGTTGCAGGCCAAGGTTTTCATGGTGCTGCAGGCGCTTGCCGGGCTGATCGTGCTCTTGCAGTTCAACGGCTTTTCCGTTGGCCTCGGCATCTTCTCGCTGGTTTTCGTCGCCGTCTATCCGTTTGCCAAGCGCTTTACCGACTGGCCGCAATTCTTCCTCGGTCTTGCCTTTTCCTGGGGCGCGATCATGGGCTGGGCGGCGGAATTCGGCTCGATTGCGCTGGCCCCGGTTGTCCTCTACGCCGCAGCCATCGCCTGGACGGTGGGGTACGACACGATCTATGCCTATCAGGATAAGGAGGATGACGAACTGATCGGCGTGCGCTCGACGGCGCGGCGCTTCGGCGATCGTCCGCGCCCCTGGCTCTTTGCGCTCTACGGATTGACGATTCTGCTGCTGTTCGTGGCGTTTGCGCTGGCTGGCGCCGGGCTGCTTGCCTATCTCGGACTTCTGATGGCAGCCGTACTTCTGTTCTATCAGATCCTCGTGCTCGACATCCACGATGCCGCCCAATGCCTGACGCTGTTCAAGTTCAACAACGTCGTCGGGCTGATCCTGTTTCTTAGCCTTTGTGCAGCCCTGATTGTTCGGCTTGCATAA
- a CDS encoding MFS transporter: MASIASPTGISPEKTAVSVIVAVSFCHMLNDIMQSLLTSLYPLLKENYALDFVQIGLLTFAFQVTASLLQPAVGVVTDRWPMPFSLPAAMLSTCAGLITLANAHHFYVLVIGACLIGIGSAIFHPEASRVARLASGGRHGLAQSLFQVGGNTGTAIGPLLAAFIVIPQGQGSLSWFSVIALTGFMVLSWVSVWYTRHRRSSAGRKPVSRTLPLPRNQVIWTLIVLVILTATKNAYLSSLSSYFTFFTIEKFGVGVQEAQMLLFLFLGASAAGVIFGGPIGDRFGARFVIWFSILGVIPFALLLPYANLFWTAALVVIIGFIFSSAFSAIVVFAQELVPGRVGLIAGMFFGFAFGFGGIGAAVLGIFADRNGIEFVYTLCSYMPLLGLLTIFLPKLPSHR; the protein is encoded by the coding sequence ATGGCGAGCATCGCATCACCCACTGGCATCAGCCCGGAAAAGACGGCGGTCTCCGTCATCGTGGCCGTCAGCTTCTGCCATATGCTGAACGATATCATGCAATCGCTTTTGACATCGCTCTATCCGCTGCTGAAGGAAAACTACGCGCTGGATTTCGTGCAGATCGGTCTCTTGACCTTCGCATTCCAGGTGACCGCATCGCTGCTGCAGCCTGCCGTGGGCGTCGTCACCGACCGCTGGCCGATGCCGTTTTCGCTGCCGGCCGCCATGCTGTCGACCTGCGCGGGTTTGATCACCCTTGCCAATGCCCATCATTTCTACGTGCTCGTCATCGGCGCCTGCCTGATCGGCATCGGCTCGGCGATCTTTCATCCGGAAGCCTCGCGCGTGGCACGGCTTGCCTCCGGCGGCCGCCATGGCCTGGCCCAGTCGCTGTTCCAGGTCGGCGGCAATACCGGTACGGCGATCGGGCCGCTGCTCGCCGCGTTCATCGTCATTCCACAGGGACAGGGAAGCCTCAGCTGGTTCTCGGTGATTGCGCTGACCGGCTTCATGGTCTTGTCCTGGGTGAGTGTCTGGTATACACGCCACCGCCGCAGCTCGGCCGGCCGCAAGCCGGTGAGCCGCACCCTGCCCTTGCCGCGCAACCAGGTGATCTGGACGCTGATCGTTCTCGTCATCCTGACGGCAACGAAGAATGCCTATCTGTCCAGCCTGTCCAGCTACTTCACCTTCTTCACGATCGAGAAGTTCGGCGTCGGCGTGCAGGAAGCGCAGATGCTGCTGTTCCTCTTCCTCGGCGCATCGGCTGCCGGCGTGATCTTCGGCGGGCCGATCGGCGACCGTTTTGGCGCGCGCTTCGTCATCTGGTTCTCGATCCTCGGCGTCATCCCCTTCGCGCTGCTCCTGCCCTATGCCAACCTGTTCTGGACGGCGGCGCTGGTCGTCATCATCGGCTTCATCTTTTCCTCGGCGTTCTCGGCCATCGTGGTCTTTGCCCAGGAGCTGGTGCCGGGCCGGGTCGGGCTGATTGCCGGCATGTTCTTCGGCTTTGCCTTCGGCTTCGGCGGCATCGGCGCGGCGGTGCTCGGCATCTTTGCCGACCGCAACGGTATCGAGTTCGTCTATACGCTGTGCTCCTACATGCCGCTGCTCGGCCTCTTGACGATCTTCCTGCCGAAGCTTCCCAGCCATCGGTAA
- a CDS encoding polyamine ABC transporter substrate-binding protein, which produces MRNLLMAASAALAASFAPAPAQAETLNLLIWESYIDQKILDRFTEKTGVTVHQIYYDSGDARDEVLSDPSSNIDLAVVGENGAELFGKRGVLEPLSGQNVASMNDYKPEWTSRCAGYAMPYLWGTMGIVYRSDMVKIAPTSWNDLMAPDPALKKHIAMYDDHNEAFIAPLIMLGKSINANDNETLKAAFEVMKKQAPFVLTYDYVITSIQSPENGKNIYMALAYSGDQHVLNEKAGTPGVWRYAVPKEGTLSWLDCMAVTAASPRKALALQLVDFIGSPQSAADNALALTMPAASDKALELIPADMRANQEIYPPADIMAKSQYQKELSIQSIQTRRRIISSMANFQ; this is translated from the coding sequence ATGCGCAACTTACTTATGGCCGCTTCCGCTGCGCTTGCCGCGTCATTCGCGCCAGCGCCCGCGCAGGCCGAGACGCTCAACCTGTTGATATGGGAATCCTATATCGACCAGAAGATCCTCGACCGCTTTACGGAAAAGACCGGCGTCACCGTTCACCAGATCTATTATGACAGCGGCGACGCACGCGACGAGGTGCTGTCGGACCCCAGCAGCAATATCGACCTTGCCGTCGTCGGCGAAAACGGCGCCGAACTGTTCGGCAAGCGCGGCGTGCTCGAACCCCTGTCCGGCCAAAACGTCGCTTCGATGAACGACTACAAGCCCGAATGGACGTCACGTTGCGCCGGCTATGCCATGCCCTATCTCTGGGGCACGATGGGCATCGTCTACCGTTCCGACATGGTCAAAATCGCGCCCACCTCCTGGAACGACCTGATGGCGCCGGACCCGGCGCTGAAAAAACATATCGCCATGTACGACGATCACAACGAGGCCTTCATCGCGCCGCTGATCATGCTGGGCAAATCCATCAACGCCAATGACAACGAGACGCTGAAAGCCGCCTTCGAGGTAATGAAGAAGCAGGCTCCCTTCGTTCTCACCTATGACTATGTGATTACCTCGATCCAGAGCCCTGAAAACGGCAAGAACATCTACATGGCGCTGGCCTATAGCGGCGACCAGCATGTGCTGAACGAGAAAGCGGGGACGCCGGGCGTCTGGCGCTATGCGGTGCCGAAGGAAGGCACGCTCTCCTGGCTCGATTGCATGGCCGTCACCGCCGCCTCGCCGCGCAAGGCGCTGGCCCTGCAGCTGGTGGATTTCATCGGCTCGCCGCAAAGTGCGGCCGATAATGCCCTGGCGCTAACCATGCCCGCCGCCAGCGACAAGGCGCTCGAACTCATCCCCGCCGATATGCGCGCCAACCAGGAAATCTACCCGCCCGCCGATATCATGGCGAAAAGCCAGTACCAGAAGGAATTGTCGATCCAATCGATCCAGACGCGCCGGCGCATCATCAGCTCGATGGCAAACTTCCAGTGA
- a CDS encoding AraC family transcriptional regulator: protein MQTYDLKSRDPAGDDTHIENLQWIDLNDDPITALGRHYPAGSRGLPHSHTKTQLWCARRGVVLVNTAGGRWMIPPGHGLLIPAGLEHFSEMISDVEMHSIYADPTVISAVQPRVLEVTPLASSLMEELVLAEEKPLTPRRKRLIIELLLDEISLLPERPLGLPFPSDARLGRLCRHFLKSPDANAGIDEWASGLGMSRRSFTRLFRAETGVSFVTWRQQACIFASLPGLAEGEPVTNVALDAGYENIAAFTTMFRRMLGSAPSTYLKSRTLA, encoded by the coding sequence ATGCAGACATACGACCTCAAATCCCGCGATCCCGCGGGCGATGATACCCATATTGAGAACCTGCAATGGATCGATTTGAACGATGATCCCATTACAGCGCTTGGCCGTCATTATCCGGCGGGTTCGCGCGGGCTTCCGCATAGCCATACGAAGACGCAGCTCTGGTGCGCGCGGCGCGGCGTGGTGCTGGTCAATACCGCCGGCGGCCGCTGGATGATCCCGCCCGGTCATGGTCTGCTCATCCCAGCAGGGCTCGAACATTTCAGCGAGATGATCAGCGATGTCGAAATGCATTCGATCTATGCCGATCCCACAGTGATCTCTGCGGTTCAGCCGCGCGTCCTGGAAGTGACACCGCTTGCCTCCAGCCTGATGGAGGAATTGGTGCTTGCGGAGGAAAAGCCGCTGACGCCGCGCCGCAAGCGGCTGATCATCGAGCTTTTGCTGGACGAAATCAGTCTGTTGCCGGAACGGCCGCTCGGCCTGCCGTTTCCCAGCGACGCCCGGCTTGGCCGCCTCTGCCGGCATTTCCTGAAGTCACCCGACGCCAATGCCGGTATCGACGAATGGGCAAGTGGCCTTGGCATGAGCCGCCGCTCCTTCACCCGGCTGTTTCGCGCCGAAACCGGCGTCAGCTTCGTCACCTGGCGCCAGCAGGCCTGCATTTTCGCCTCGCTGCCGGGGCTGGCAGAGGGCGAGCCCGTGACCAATGTGGCGCTCGATGCCGGGTATGAAAACATCGCCGCCTTCACCACGATGTTCCGGCGCATGCTTGGAAGCGCACCCAGCACCTATCTGAAATCGCGCACGCTGGCGTGA
- a CDS encoding DUF6101 family protein, translating into MLKTLSQPAWVETTLRLDPKRFPQQASYTLHGQSSNVTISLDERGAVLRKVLPSSGLPLSIALPARAFKGVAARAIDHGDGEVTVTLELHHDDPDLCIPLLVAHDLSDIAADWRTWSEAYRIPMLMVEADGVARPLEEHLGEVRTRDIKPRRRHSLFNDRRPRFLMRRATGSLGVNMKIDGREIIARN; encoded by the coding sequence ATGCTAAAGACACTTTCCCAACCGGCTTGGGTTGAAACCACACTGCGACTGGATCCAAAGCGCTTTCCCCAGCAGGCAAGCTATACCTTGCACGGACAGTCCAGCAATGTCACCATAAGCCTGGACGAGCGTGGAGCTGTCCTGCGCAAGGTTTTGCCATCCAGCGGCCTGCCGCTGTCGATCGCCCTGCCGGCTCGCGCCTTCAAAGGCGTGGCCGCCCGTGCCATCGACCATGGAGACGGAGAAGTGACTGTGACGCTTGAACTGCATCATGACGACCCGGATCTCTGCATCCCGCTTCTGGTTGCCCACGATCTTTCCGACATTGCCGCCGACTGGCGCACCTGGTCGGAAGCCTACCGGATCCCGATGCTGATGGTCGAAGCCGACGGCGTCGCCCGCCCGCTGGAAGAGCATCTCGGCGAAGTCCGCACCCGCGATATCAAGCCGCGCCGCCGCCACTCCCTGTTCAACGACCGCCGCCCGCGCTTCCTGATGCGCCGCGCGACCGGCAGCCTGGGTGTCAACATGAAGATAGACGGCCGCGAGATCATCGCCCGCAACTGA
- a CDS encoding DUF1217 domain-containing protein produces MVSTYIDYNLLTRDMKTSLQRTAQQTLVARETEYYKANIGNVTSIDEFLGDYRLYAYAMKAHGLEDMTYAKAFMRKVLESDLSDDNSYANMLTDDRYQNFARAFSFSQSTEVVQSDAQEDALIGLYNQSVSNIDTKMVQETRYYDTMMDTITNVDQLLQNDRLRSYTFQVFGVDAKYFNYAQVRGALTSDLNDPNSYFNTNFAPALDAAIATKASSDQALSALSSRVQSQTRITNIDALLARPETSDEDKVTLQAEKTTLQNNIATIDAAFPEMTSNIDAYAGVEAEIRDLRTQMNQPDVTEAEKAAFQAEIDERQTALKTMKGVNFYATDLQTKQQESTATIARIAVFKDLALMYDFAADGSVPSGGTAQAADSRKATQEVYAYKAPRATNSVAVLHKAYYEETIANVTTVAQIKGDSRLYSYILTAFGLPSSTTVTMLESILTSDPNDPASYVNTKGGEYNAAYKTLRAAFNFQTDGTLAAGDKPQTAAQIKTTSDNYMVRYNDADEAADATLINSFKSLIKIVSNVDDLIADTKIMKLALTAVGLENESDTARKIRRVLTSDLTDPKSYVYTLKDDRYLQLAKAFNFNADGSAGVPMLAQAESEILNTAKSYVIEKSRFATEDVKTKATEEAKYYSAEIAKVKSLDELLSNRRLVDFVLVSAGLDPEKVSTDYVRKMFQSDFSDPDSFINKEPDTTIYKELVASYNFDSKGELARPELGIQTKRGLLETEDLYLNQTLEQQRGEDNAGVRLALYFRRQASGINTAYDLLADSALLQVIQTTFSIPEAMSSADVDVQYAYINRLLDVKDLQDPDKLEKLLLRFTALYDVENNVDISAAQLILSGGGGGGISADTLFGLSQLRLGGF; encoded by the coding sequence ATGGTTTCCACCTACATCGACTACAACCTCCTCACGCGCGACATGAAGACCAGTCTTCAGCGGACCGCGCAGCAGACGCTGGTCGCCCGCGAAACCGAGTATTACAAGGCCAACATCGGCAACGTCACCTCGATCGACGAGTTCCTCGGCGACTACAGGCTCTATGCCTATGCCATGAAGGCACATGGCCTGGAAGACATGACTTATGCGAAGGCCTTCATGCGAAAGGTGCTGGAGAGCGACCTTAGCGACGACAACAGCTACGCCAATATGCTGACGGATGACCGCTACCAGAATTTCGCCAGGGCATTCAGTTTCTCCCAGTCGACCGAGGTGGTCCAAAGTGATGCACAGGAAGACGCGCTGATCGGCCTGTATAATCAGTCGGTCTCCAACATCGATACAAAGATGGTCCAGGAGACGCGCTACTACGATACAATGATGGACACGATCACCAACGTGGACCAGCTCCTGCAGAATGACAGGTTGCGGTCCTACACGTTTCAGGTCTTCGGCGTTGACGCGAAATATTTCAACTATGCCCAGGTGCGCGGCGCGCTGACGAGCGATCTCAACGATCCGAACAGCTACTTCAACACCAACTTCGCTCCCGCGCTGGACGCGGCAATCGCCACCAAGGCCTCGTCCGACCAGGCGCTTTCGGCCCTGTCGAGCCGTGTCCAGTCGCAGACGCGCATCACCAATATCGATGCTCTGCTCGCGCGGCCCGAGACATCGGATGAAGACAAGGTGACGCTGCAGGCCGAAAAAACCACGCTGCAGAACAATATTGCCACCATCGATGCCGCTTTCCCGGAAATGACCTCCAATATCGATGCCTATGCCGGCGTCGAGGCTGAAATCCGCGATCTGCGCACGCAGATGAACCAGCCGGATGTCACCGAGGCCGAGAAGGCTGCGTTCCAGGCTGAGATCGACGAGCGCCAGACCGCGCTGAAAACCATGAAGGGCGTGAATTTCTACGCCACCGACCTGCAGACCAAACAGCAGGAAAGCACCGCCACGATCGCGCGGATCGCCGTCTTCAAGGACCTGGCCCTGATGTATGATTTCGCAGCGGATGGCTCCGTGCCGTCGGGCGGAACGGCGCAGGCGGCAGACAGCCGCAAGGCGACCCAGGAAGTCTACGCCTACAAGGCGCCGCGCGCGACGAACTCGGTCGCCGTGCTGCACAAGGCCTATTATGAGGAAACGATTGCCAACGTCACTACGGTCGCGCAGATCAAGGGTGACAGCCGGCTCTATTCCTACATCCTCACAGCCTTTGGCCTGCCGTCGAGCACCACGGTCACGATGCTCGAAAGCATTCTGACCAGCGATCCCAATGACCCGGCAAGCTACGTCAACACCAAGGGAGGCGAATACAATGCCGCCTACAAGACCTTGCGGGCCGCGTTCAACTTCCAGACGGACGGGACGCTTGCCGCCGGCGACAAGCCGCAGACGGCGGCGCAGATCAAGACGACCTCCGACAATTACATGGTGCGCTACAACGATGCCGACGAAGCGGCTGACGCGACCCTGATCAATTCCTTCAAGAGCCTGATTAAGATCGTCTCCAATGTCGATGATCTGATTGCAGACACCAAGATCATGAAACTGGCGCTGACTGCGGTCGGCCTTGAAAACGAAAGCGACACGGCGCGCAAGATCAGGAGGGTGCTGACCAGCGATCTCACCGATCCGAAGAGCTATGTCTATACGCTGAAGGACGACCGCTATCTGCAGCTGGCAAAGGCGTTCAATTTCAATGCGGACGGATCGGCCGGCGTGCCGATGCTGGCGCAGGCCGAATCCGAAATCCTCAACACCGCCAAGTCCTATGTCATCGAAAAGAGCCGTTTCGCGACCGAGGACGTCAAGACCAAGGCGACCGAGGAAGCGAAATATTACAGCGCCGAGATAGCGAAGGTCAAATCCCTCGACGAGCTCCTGTCCAACCGGCGCCTGGTCGATTTCGTGCTTGTTTCCGCCGGGCTGGATCCGGAAAAAGTGTCGACCGACTACGTCCGCAAGATGTTTCAATCCGATTTCAGCGATCCGGACAGCTTCATCAACAAGGAGCCGGACACGACGATCTACAAGGAACTCGTCGCCTCCTATAATTTCGACAGCAAGGGCGAGCTCGCCCGCCCCGAACTGGGTATCCAGACCAAGCGCGGCCTGCTCGAGACGGAAGATCTCTATCTCAACCAGACCCTGGAGCAGCAAAGGGGCGAGGACAATGCCGGCGTGCGGCTTGCACTCTATTTTCGGCGTCAGGCGAGCGGCATCAACACCGCTTACGATCTTCTGGCCGACAGCGCCCTTCTACAGGTCATCCAGACCACATTCAGCATCCCCGAGGCCATGTCGAGTGCCGATGTCGACGTGCAATATGCCTATATCAACCGGCTGCTTGACGTGAAGGACCTGCAGGATCCGGACAAGCTGGAGAAGCTGCTGCTGCGCTTCACAGCCCTTTACGACGTCGAAAACAATGTCGATATTTCCGCTGCCCAGTTGATCCTGTCGGGCGGTGGTGGCGGCGGCATCAGCGCCGATACGCTATTCGGCCTCTCGCAGCTGCGCCTGGGCGGCTTCTGA
- a CDS encoding MipA/OmpV family protein — translation MGLFLATSAGAQAQERQHFWSGDWYLKVGATGFLGPKYDGSSDRLFQAAPLISLGRAGSTVRFSSRNDNPAFAFVDKGAFRAGVVGKLIFERDDDTSSDLKGIDPVRFGGELGGFAEVYPTDWLRIRAELRQGIRSHHGIVADVAADGFIDVTDTVRLSAGPRLSAATSDYFDAYYGINGSEAAKSGYSKYTPSGGLNSVGAGAAITWQATEKIEASAFAEYKRLMGPAADSSIVKEGGSRNQFLVGLSATYRFDFTLE, via the coding sequence ATGGGGTTGTTTCTTGCCACGTCCGCCGGCGCTCAGGCGCAGGAGCGCCAGCATTTCTGGTCCGGCGATTGGTACCTGAAAGTCGGCGCCACCGGCTTTCTCGGCCCGAAATATGATGGCTCGTCCGATCGCCTGTTCCAGGCAGCGCCGCTGATTTCGCTTGGCCGGGCCGGCAGCACGGTGCGGTTTTCCTCGCGCAACGACAATCCGGCTTTTGCCTTCGTCGATAAGGGTGCGTTCCGCGCCGGTGTCGTCGGCAAGCTGATCTTCGAGCGCGATGACGATACCTCCTCCGATCTGAAGGGCATTGATCCCGTCCGCTTCGGCGGCGAACTCGGCGGCTTTGCCGAAGTCTATCCGACCGATTGGCTGCGCATCCGTGCCGAATTGCGCCAAGGCATCCGCAGCCATCACGGCATCGTCGCCGATGTGGCGGCCGATGGCTTCATCGACGTCACCGATACTGTGCGCCTGTCCGCCGGCCCGCGCCTCTCGGCGGCCACCAGCGATTATTTCGACGCCTATTACGGCATCAACGGGTCGGAAGCGGCAAAATCCGGCTATTCGAAATATACGCCCTCCGGTGGCCTGAACTCTGTTGGCGCCGGAGCCGCCATCACTTGGCAGGCGACCGAAAAGATCGAAGCCAGCGCCTTTGCCGAATACAAGCGTTTGATGGGCCCGGCAGCTGATTCGAGCATCGTCAAAGAAGGCGGCAGCCGCAATCAGTTCCTCGTCGGCCTGTCGGCCACCTACCGTTTCGATTTCACCCTGGAATAG